A region of Nakaseomyces glabratus chromosome M, complete sequence DNA encodes the following proteins:
- the GPI12 gene encoding N-acetylglucosaminylphosphatidylinositol deacetylase (CAGL0M03047g~Ortholog(s) have N-acetylglucosaminylphosphatidylinositol deacetylase activity and endoplasmic reticulum localization): protein MLKRPNTPTMKSIRNFPFSKLLFKLTKLTIIFQVLYIYFTPKVEDLNKENLTKLLPTHDNFGVLNLVIAHPDDEIMFFSPTILQLIDHVQELNVVCLSNGDADGLGELRAKELKDAIGYLTVNRNLRNVSLNILDYTDGQNEVWSGVATDLKKYILTSEPGVKQKDIILTFDREGISGHRNHIACNEGVISYLKTIKSNSFVFLELKSLSTWQIISKYSGVVPKLLEIIYNKIRASNKTFVSYLPNRDSIATDSNVCFISTFDQYALSFAAMCYAHKSQMVWFRYLWWSFSRYVFVNDLSRITV from the coding sequence ATGCTGAAGAGGCCAAATACACCAACAATGAAATCCATAAGAAACTTCCCGTTCTCGAAACTCCTGTTTAAGCTGACGAAGCTGACGATAATCTTTCAAGTACTGTACATATACTTCACTCCTAAGGTAGAAGACCTGAACAAAGAGAACTTGACGAAACTGCTACCTACCCATGACAACTTTGGTGTGTTGAATCTGGTGATTGCACACccagatgatgaaattatgTTCTTTTCCCCAACTATACTGCAACTAATCGATCATGTCCAGGAACTCAACGTTGTCTGTCTGTCAAATGGTGATGCCGATGGACTCGGCGAACTAAGAGCGAAAGAACTGAAAGACGCTATCGGGTATTTGACTGTAAACAGGAACCTCAGAAATGTGTCCCTTAACATCCTCGATTACACCGATGGCCAAAACGAAGTTTGGTCTGGTGTCGCCAcagatttgaagaaatatatCTTGACCTCCGAACCTGGTGTCAAACAGAAAGATATCATCTTGACCTTTGATAGGGAAGGTATCTCTGGTCACAGGAATCACATTGCCTGTAACGAAGGCGTTATCTCCTACCTCAAGACCATCAAATCAAACAGCTTTGTTTTCTTGGAATTGAAATCATTGTCCACATGGCAAATCATAAGCAAATACTCCGGTGTTGTCCCAAAATTGTTAGAAATCATCTATAACAAGATCAGAGCCAGCAATAAAACCTTCGTGTCATACTTACCTAATAGAGATTCTATTGCCACAGACAGTAACGTGTGCTTTATAAGCACTTTTGACCAATATGCTCTCTCCTTTGCCGCAATGTGCTACGCCCACAAATCCCAGATGGTCTGGTTTAGGTACTTATGGTGGTCATTCTCAAGATACGTATTTGTGAATGACCTATCACGTATCACTGTTTAG
- the AEP2 gene encoding Aep2p (CAGL0M03069g~Ortholog(s) have role in mitochondrial translational initiation and mitochondrion localization): MRKQVIGINNIFHLARIRSIPVHCHCKGPLYSYPVVSKTLFHTKNVEVSKYSHVELRSLNEQIHSQLTSLTDLNKRQLLLVETLSRNNNLEKLLDYYEIDEGSVEDAIQLLQDSNVSIQEFSSMIQPVLNRTNLVGKYHMGYLSKLMQIYISLTRTHNGGSVDALNKDDMNKFIKRFIEGSQLKRAQTALQFLLDGYKERGEDLLGPYGDKQTIAHFLMLRSGALQDLWKIDVSNGNNKKQAFYKINGSHRNVKSTYNVLDSVKLFEIVRYILRYNDKDNHSQPVYFDEGILKNVILCLGYVGQTTLIEDIINKIWELDSVSVPPKYNITVTSDLLTAIVSAYSKCGKSIQPGLVIADKFFGKIPNIIVKDDFWINLQKWNIILPNKWRSTIDLSKRTWELMKSWRNSTNNGGFITANVEFLNLVYKVLSSDYIKLKDLEWIYDIFQHSLVTLYSKNSLTVDEIKLLKKFQIFTIKKMVYFGHYSKCLQFIKEWSYDAANKQQLTNLFVVLRNRYLQKRGYNQEKEMTKVQKKYDEEEQEDMLLGGLW; encoded by the coding sequence ATGAGAAAGCAGGTTATTGgaattaataatatcttCCATTTAGCAAGGATACGAAGTATACCTGTACATTGTCATTGTAAAGGTCCATTATATTCTTATCCAGTTGTCTCCAAAACCTTGTTTCACACAAAAAATGTCGAGGTGTCGAAGTATTCACATGTGGAGCTCAGATCACTGAATGAACAAATACACTCTCAACTTACATCATTAACTGATTTGAATAAACGGCAACTGCTCCTTGTTGAAACACTCAGCCGAAATAATAACTTAGAAAAGCTCTTAGATTACTACGAAATTGACGAAGGATCAGTTGAAGATGCTATACAGCTTTTGCAGGATAGTAATGTCAGCATCCAGGaattttcatcaatgatTCAACCGGTACTTAATAGGACAAACCTAGTTGGTAAATACCATATGGGATACTTATCGAAACTAATGCAAATTTATATCTCACTGACAAGAACTCATAATGGTGGGAGTGTTGACGCTCTTAATAAAGATGATATGAACAAGTTCATAAAGCGCTTTATTGAAGGAAGTCAATTAAAGAGAGCTCAGACGGCTCTGCAGTTTTTACTTGATGGCTACAAGGAAAGAGGAGAAGATTTGTTGGGACCTTATGGTGATAAACAAACAATAGCACATTTCCTAATGCTAAGATCCGGTGCTTTGCAGGACCTTTGGAAAATTGATGTGTCAAATGGTAACAATAAAAAGCAGGcattttacaaaataaatgGCAGTCACAGAAATGTTAAATCAACATATAATGTTCTAGATAGTGTGAAGctttttgaaatagttCGTTATATCTTACGCTACAATGATAAAGACAATCATTCACAACCTGTTTATTTTGATGAAGGTATACTAAAGAATGTCATACTTTGTTTAGGCTATGTTGGGCAGACAACATTGATTGAGGACATTATCAACAAGATATGGGAGTTAGACTCTGTCTCAGTACCGCccaaatataatataacaGTTACAAGTGATCTCTTAACTGCCATTGTATCGGCTTACTCTAAATGTGGTAAAAGTATTCAGCCAGGTTTGGTAATTGCTGATAAATTTTTCGGTAAAATTCCAAACATAATTGTGAAGGATGATTTCTGGATAAACCTtcaaaaatggaatattATATTACCCAATAAATGGCGTTCCACCATCGATCTTTCTAAGAGAACATGGGAGCTGATGAAAAGCTGGAGAAATTCAACCAATAATGGTGGGTTTATTACTGCAAATGTTGAATTTCTGAACCTAGTATATAAGGTCTTAAGCAGCGACTATATCAAACTCAAGGATTTGGAGTGGATTTATGATATATTTCAGCACTCACTAGTGACActttattcaaaaaatagCTTGACGgttgatgaaattaaactcttgaagaagtttcaaatattcactataaaaaaaatggtgtATTTTGGGCATTACTCAAAATGTCTCCAATTTATAAAAGAATGGTCATATGACGCAGCAAACAAGCAGCAATTAACAAATCTATTTGTTGTTCTAAGAAATAGATACCTACAAAAGAGAGGATATAACCaagaaaaggaaatgaCTAAggttcaaaagaaatacgATGAGGAGGAACAGGAAGATATGCTGTTGGGAGGACTTTGGTGA
- the TRL1 gene encoding tRNA ligase (CAGL0M03091g~Ortholog(s) have 2',3'-cyclic-nucleotide 3'-phosphodiesterase activity, GTP-dependent polyribonucleotide 5'-hydroxyl-kinase activity, RNA ligase (ATP) activity), which yields MNLSRNVKDLVEKLEAASQLPGRGKAIKRICKLSNSDGQVVSWKFNEWDYGKNNIKLPCCARGLFITDDSKNPQIVARGYDKFFNIDETPFTRWDTLESDTKGTYNVTLKANGCIIFVSGMADGTLVVCSKHSTGPRDDVDRNHADAGEQFLLSQLKSIGIEPQQLALELYQNNVTAVAEYCDDTFEEHILEYTNDDVGLYLHGINYNETTFRTWDMDSVSEFARKYNFKQIKYENFNDFTLLKKFLEECSNSGTYHGQEVEGFVIRCKTRENGNDFFFKYKFEEPYLMYRQWREVTKDYISTKSRVFKFKKHKFITNKYLDFVIPILDSSPALCEEYMKGFGIIKLRNEFLKDFGMSGLEILNHEKVLELENANKIDYDTVDEHTKFLIIPVAVIGCGKTTTAMTINNIYPESWGHVQNDNITGKDNSLLMKRSLELLAKPGIKCVVVDRNNHQARERKELFDWIDEYKEDYLPYDTNIKVICLSFTKRDDLENVREITTNRVFARGDDHQSIKLSKYGEKKVMGIMSGFIKRFQPVNEDRMPDIMFDHVIDLTVTEKDSSLINAKRILNNLHDKYPVLVPTVPTDEEIRAAFEKSLEYKPTTVKIINEKGSRRNKNKDKKHTSAPTMKKLKPVYFFAELRDPTKLLRCIKAFIEENRSSIDNDSYIHIDRLFQDKKYQEKLHVTLIHLMQGKKGTETQQQLWDDYLRSFDEYLTVNPETFDKNCDRIKTKYSIKVTVQSLYWDSKIATLTVKPELVEVERDGSLNTLACCNDIPHITLGILEEGIKPVYSNELLKMMNQNDKESRPANSFCLELAGLEVQIADVYIHL from the coding sequence ATGAATCTATCCCGTAACGTTAAAGATTTGGTTGAGAAATTAGAGGCTGCTTCACAATTGCCTGGGAGAGGAAAAGCCATCAAACGAATCTGTAAACTGTCAAACTCTGATGGTCAAGTGGTTAGTTGGAAGTTCAATGAGTGGGACTACGGTAAAAATAACATCAAACTACCATGCTGCGCTCGTGGGCTGTTTATAACTGACGATAGCAAGAATCCTCAAATAGTTGCTCGAGGTTATGACAAATTCTttaatattgatgaaactCCATTTACTCGATGGGACACTTTAGAAAGCGATACCAAAGGGACATACAATGTTACGTTAAAGGCTAATGGGTGTATTATCTTTGTATCTGGTATGGCTGATGGGACATTAGTAGTTTGTTCAAAACACTCTACTGGGCCAAGAGATGACGTTGACAGAAATCATGCCGATGCTGGTGAGCAATTCCTTCTATCACAGTTGAAATCCATTGGTATCGAGCCTCAACAATTAGCATTGGAACTCTATCAAAATAATGTAACTGCAGTGGCTGAATATTGTGATGACACATTTGAAGAGCACATATTGGAGTATACAAATGACGATGTTGGTTTATATTTACATGGTATAAACTATAATGAAACCACATTTAGGACATGGGATATGGATAGTGTTAGTGAATTTGCCAGAAAATACAACTTTAAGCAAattaaatatgaaaattttaatgatttcaccttattaaagaaattcttGGAAGAATGCTCCAATAGTGGAACGTATCATGGCCAGGAGGTAGAAGGTTTTGTAATAAGATGTAAAACCAGAGAAAATGGGaatgatttcttctttaagtataaatttgaagaacCCTATCTAATGTACAGGCAGTGGAGAGAAGTTACTAAGGATTATATTTCAACTAAATCCAGagttttcaaattcaaaaaacataaatttATTACCAATAAGTATTTAGATTTTGTGATTCCAATCTTAGATTCGAGCCCGGCCTTATGTGAAGAGTATATGAAGGGATTTGGTATTATTAAACTAAGGAAtgagtttttgaaagatttTGGTATGTCGGGCTTAGAAATATTGAACCATGAAAAAGTATTGGAGTTGGAAAATGCTAATAAAATTGATTATGATACTGTAGATGAACAtacaaaatttttgattattcCTGTGGCTGTAATTGGTTGTGGTAAAACCACGACAGCTATGACAATCAATAATATCTACCCTGAAAGTTGGGGACATGttcaaaatgataatattactGGCAAAGACAACTCATTACTAATGAAGCGGTCTCTAGAGTTATTAGCCAAGCCAGGAATTAAATGTGTGGTTGTTGACAGAAATAATCACCAAGCTAGAGAAAGGAAAGAGTTGTTTGACTGGATAGACGAGTATAAGGAAGACTACTTGCCCTACGATACAAATATTAAAGTAATTTGTCTCTCGTTTACCAAAAGAGATGACCTGGAAAATGTCAGGGAGATCACAACTAATAGAGTTTTTGCAAGAGGTGATGATCATCAAAGTATCAAATTGTCTAAATAtggtgaaaaaaaagttatGGGAATTATGAGCGGTTTCATTAAAAGATTTCAGCCAGTTAATGAAGATCGTATGCCAGATATTATGTTTGATCATGTCATTGATTTGACTGTTACAGAAAAGGATTCTTCCTTGATCAATGCTAAGAGAATCCTAAATAACTTGCATGATAAGTACCCTGTTTTGGTACCAACTGTCCCgactgatgaagaaatcaGAGCAGCATTTGAGAAGAGTTTAGAATATAAGCCGACCACTGTgaaaattatcaatgaGAAGGGCagtagaagaaataaaaataaagacaaaaaaCATACATCAGCCCCAACTATGAAAAAACTGAAACCTGTCTACTTCTTTGCTGAATTAAGAGATCCGACGAAGTTATTACGGTGTATTAAAGCTTTTATAGAAGAGAATCGGTCCTCAATTGATAATGATAGTTATATACATATTGACAGATTGTTTCAAGATAAGAAATACCAGGAAAAACTACATGTGACATTGATTCACTTGATGCAAGGCAAAAAAGGGACTGAGACTCAACAACAGCTGTGGGATGATTATTTACGCAGTTTTGATGAGTATCTCACTGTCAATCCTGAAACCTTTGATAAGAATTGTGATAGAATCAAAACTAAATATTCCATCAAAGTAACAGTCCAAAGTTTATATTGGGATTCAAAAATTGCCACATTAACTGTTAAACCTGAATTAGTGGAAGTTGAACGTGATGGTAGCTTAAACACATTGGCTTGTTGTAATGACATCCCTCATATAACTTTAGGTATCCTAGAAGAAGGAATTAAGCCAGTATATTCAAATGAACTTCTCAAAATGATGAACCAAAATGACAAAGAATCAAGACCAGCTAACAGTTTCTGTTTGGAATTGGCAGGGCTTGAGGTACAAATTGCTGATGTTTATATACATTTATAG